The genomic segment CCTGATTGTTGGCCTCGGTAATCCCGGCTCCGAGTACGAGCAGACCCGGCACAACGCCGGGTTCTGGTTCGTTGACGAACTTGCGTCACGCCATGGCGGCCGGTTTTCGACTGACCGGAAGTTCAGCGGCGCTCACGCACGCATTTCAATTGACGGTGCAGATGTCCGGCTGCTGAAGCCATCGACCTTTATGAACGAAAGCGGCAAGTCAGTGCGCGCGATGGCGCAGTTTTTCAAAGTGCCGGTTGAGAAAATACTCGTGGTACACGATGAGATCGACCTGCCGCCGGGCAGCGCGCGGCTGAAGCTGGGTGGCGGCCACGGTGGTCACAACGGACTGCGCGATATCGTCGCGCAGATCGGG from the Gammaproteobacteria bacterium genome contains:
- the pth gene encoding aminoacyl-tRNA hydrolase codes for the protein MVGLGNPGSEYEQTRHNAGFWFVDELASRHGGRFSTDRKFSGAHARISIDGADVRLLKPSTFMNESGKSVRAMAQFFKVPVEKILVVHDEIDLPPGSARLKLGGGHGGHNGLRDIVAQIG